The Raphanus sativus cultivar WK10039 chromosome 2, ASM80110v3, whole genome shotgun sequence genome includes a region encoding these proteins:
- the LOC108834346 gene encoding aldehyde oxidase GLOX-like — protein MAAEAKPQILYFPLFFLLLSFQAASVAGGTWELLLNDVGISAMHSQLLINDRVIMYDRSNFGPSKISLPNGACRDSPNDVVSRRDCTAHSIEYDVASNSIRPLTILSNTWCSSGGVTPDGALLQTGGDKEGERKARMFYPCHDDYDESCDWSEVDNALNVRRWYATNHVLPDGRQIIVGGRNQFNFEFFPKTKAPSLYNLHFLSETHDAGQENNLYL, from the coding sequence atggcTGCAGAAGCCAAACCTCAAATCCTCTACTtccctctcttcttcctcctcctctccttccAAGCTGCATCCGTCGCCGGAGGAACATGGGAGCTTCTCTTAAACGACGTCGGAATCTCAGCAATGCACTCACAGCTCCTCATCAACGACCGTGTCATAATGTACGACCGTTCCAACTTCGGCCCTTCAAAAATCTCTCTCCCAAACGGAGCCTGCCGCGACAGCccaaacgacgtcgtttcgaGACGCGACTGCACCGCCCACTCCATAGAATACGACGTCGCTTCGAACAGCATCCGTCCTTTAACCATCCTATCCAACACATGGTGCTCCTCGGGAGGAGTCACTCCTGACGGAGCACTCCTCCAGACAGGAGGAGACAAAGAAGGAGAACGCAAAGCAAGAATGTTCTATCCTTGTCACGACGATTACGATGAGTCTTGTGATTGGTCGGAAGTTGATAACGCACTTAACGTACGAAGATGGTACGCTACGAACCATGTTCTTCCGGATGGTCGTCAGATCATAGTAGGTGGTCGAAACCAGTTCAACTTCGAGTTCTTCCCCAAGACAAAAGCTCCGAGTC